The following are encoded in a window of Deltaproteobacteria bacterium genomic DNA:
- a CDS encoding ubiquinone/menaquinone biosynthesis methyltransferase translates to MSATGPSRDQAVQSMFDRIAGRYDLLNRVISFRLDIWWRNQAIRTLLGADRPLILDLGTGTGDLAFNAAKLSHGKARIIGLDFSMQMIRLAQNKRASARHGSTAAFIQGSAMASPLRANIFDGAMTAFVLRNVSDLPRFFAEAERVLKPTGKFVSLDMFPPSAGWFAKVYAIYFDTIMPWIGGLLSHDRRAYRYLSDSVRQFHAPETVANLIAQAGFHDVTIRKFLRGAVCMHTATKASAPR, encoded by the coding sequence ATGTCCGCAACCGGCCCTTCGCGCGATCAAGCCGTTCAGAGTATGTTCGACCGCATCGCTGGGCGCTACGATCTGCTCAATCGGGTCATCAGTTTTCGCCTCGACATTTGGTGGCGCAACCAAGCGATCCGCACCCTGCTTGGCGCGGACCGGCCATTAATCCTCGATCTCGGTACCGGCACCGGCGACCTCGCTTTCAACGCCGCGAAATTGTCCCATGGTAAAGCCCGGATCATCGGTCTCGATTTTTCAATGCAGATGATTCGGCTAGCGCAAAACAAGCGCGCCAGCGCGCGCCACGGTTCAACCGCAGCGTTCATTCAAGGCAGCGCCATGGCGTCGCCCCTGCGGGCAAATATTTTCGACGGCGCCATGACCGCCTTCGTGCTGCGCAACGTTTCCGACCTGCCGCGCTTTTTCGCCGAGGCCGAACGCGTGCTCAAGCCTACGGGTAAATTTGTTTCATTGGATATGTTTCCGCCGTCAGCGGGTTGGTTTGCCAAAGTGTACGCGATTTATTTCGACACCATCATGCCATGGATCGGCGGCCTGCTGTCCCACGACCGCAGAGCCTATCGCTACCTGTCCGATTCAGTGCGCCAGTTTCACGCACCCGAAACCGTCGCGAACTTGATCGCTCAAGCGGGATTTCACGACGTTACGATCCGAAAATTTCTCCGCGGCGCGGTCTGCATGCATACTGCGACGAAGGCATCAGCGCCGCGTTAG
- a CDS encoding polyprenyl synthetase family protein: MSAPSRQTRLTSPGIYDILPTFFWPFGEFLIQESKSKTVDAAPTAVTDNERKIPFLQGANDPFSFVGDELKLVEENLLRAIRSREQNLTDISGHLIYGGGKRVRPMVTLLAYAAFGGKRVSDIVDIATAIELIHTATLLHDDIIDGADTRRGKESAYKKFGLKSTLVAGDFLFIKAFEFAGKFDETVVQWTADACTLLTEGEILQGHFNRNRAVTLDDYVEIVKRKTASLFHTGAKVGAYLAGASPALVDETELYGLNMGIAFQMVDDILDIVGHPDLLGKPTGMDLRDGNPALPIILAIKNGDAAVGNVFDSEHPTEEQIAIAIDAIKNGPAIQEAKALSKQYAGIALKSVKKLPPSLYRNGLKSLVQLIIDRDF; this comes from the coding sequence ATCTCTGCACCGAGCCGACAAACTCGCTTGACCTCTCCGGGGATCTATGACATTTTGCCCACATTCTTTTGGCCCTTCGGAGAATTTCTGATTCAAGAGAGTAAATCTAAAACGGTGGACGCGGCACCGACCGCGGTGACCGACAACGAGCGCAAGATTCCCTTCCTCCAAGGCGCCAACGATCCGTTTAGTTTTGTCGGCGACGAACTCAAACTGGTCGAGGAAAACTTGCTGCGGGCGATCCGTTCTAGAGAACAAAATCTCACCGATATCTCCGGCCACCTCATATATGGCGGCGGCAAACGCGTTCGCCCCATGGTCACGTTACTGGCCTACGCCGCCTTCGGCGGCAAGCGCGTCAGCGACATCGTCGATATCGCCACCGCCATCGAACTGATTCACACCGCGACTTTGCTGCACGATGACATCATCGACGGCGCCGACACCCGGCGCGGCAAGGAATCTGCTTATAAAAAATTCGGCTTGAAATCGACGTTAGTCGCCGGTGATTTTTTATTCATCAAGGCTTTCGAATTCGCCGGCAAGTTTGACGAAACCGTGGTGCAATGGACCGCTGACGCCTGCACGCTGCTCACCGAAGGTGAAATCTTGCAGGGCCACTTCAATCGCAACCGCGCCGTCACCCTCGACGACTACGTCGAGATCGTCAAACGCAAAACCGCGTCGCTGTTCCACACCGGCGCCAAAGTCGGCGCCTATCTCGCCGGCGCGAGTCCGGCGCTGGTCGACGAGACCGAACTCTACGGCCTCAATATGGGAATCGCCTTCCAAATGGTCGACGATATTCTCGACATCGTCGGCCACCCCGACCTACTCGGCAAACCGACCGGCATGGATCTGCGCGACGGCAATCCCGCGCTGCCGATCATACTGGCGATCAAAAATGGCGACGCAGCCGTAGGCAATGTGTTCGACAGCGAACACCCTACCGAAGAGCAAATTGCCATAGCGATTGACGCGATTAAAAATGGCCCGGCGATTCAAGAAGCCAAAGCGCTTTCCAAGCAATACGCTGGAATCGCCCTCAAGTCGGTAAAAAAACTGCCCCCGTCTCTCTACCGCAACGGCCTCAAGTCTCTGGTCCAGTTGATCATAGATCGCGATTTTTGA